Proteins encoded together in one Telopea speciosissima isolate NSW1024214 ecotype Mountain lineage chromosome 4, Tspe_v1, whole genome shotgun sequence window:
- the LOC122658425 gene encoding uncharacterized protein LOC122658425 isoform X1 produces the protein MTESERVATTISLDFPADDSREVCSSSSPPKLPKRLRQRLLECKSPSTAEEIEAKLREADLRRQRFHEWLSSKARPKLRSPSWSSSQHGDLGQRLEAKLYAAKQKRLSILAKAQMRLAKLDELRQAAKTGVEMRFEKEREELGTKVESRVQQAEANRLLLLKAYKQRSALAKERIAQSLLRRMVQESKYKERVRTAISQKRAAAEKKRLGLLEAEKTRARARVLLVRKVAMSVYQEREIERSQLKDKLEKRLQRAKRQRAEYLRQRGNLHTSPRVNCDKMHQQSDFLSRKLARCWRRFVRLRKTTFSLAKSFDALEINEKFVKVMPFEQLALRIESSATLQTVKALLDRFESRYAIACASAPTSGSSSDNIDHLLKRLASPSRRGTPGTMSRSKAPKKSAPAGAAKKSVKLSRYPVRVVLCAYMILSHPDAVFSEQGEREIALAKSAGNFIREFEWLIEIILDGPTWRAKEESSTTLPKERTFRSQLAAFDAAWCSYVYYFVVWKLKDARSLEEDLVRAACQLELSMMQTCKMTPEGNNCSLTHDMKAVQKQVTEDQRLLRERVQHLSGDAGIQHLDSALSETRSRYFEAKENASPVASQIAHISSPNLPSSSASAGRSSVSVSDGSSKLVEGGSRVVRSLFKNDASTLTKDDDAPSRSMNGLFLPSSENLILENELLVNEIIHEHHHAFADRLNVNDEDQSGIKARIKETMEKAFWDGVAESMKQDEANYCWVVELMKEVRDELCEMAPQSWKQEILEAIDLDILSEVLMSGSHDMVYLGKVLEYALVTLQMLSAPATEEEMKTTHKKLLNELGEVSQAADKSNASFVLATIKGLHFVLEQIQELKREISKARIRMMEPLIKGPAGLEYLRKAFANRYGSPSDALTSLPLTLQWFSSVKPIGEQEWEEHIDSLSALPTQHTSSSQGLLPSTTLRTGGSVLMSANKSQVVSFPPTSNTFADNLHSECKGERLDLFVRLGLLKLASGIEGLKLETLPETLKLNLSRLRAVQAQLQKIVVISTSILVLRQTLLSEDLRISSEMDNLVSQCVEQLSQLLDRVEDVGIAEVIEIISVVPDDGDNVMDAKVVQKRKEVMASLLVKSLQAGDAVFARVSRAVYLATRGVILGGSGTKGRELAHTALRRIGAAVHTGRVVEAAEMLIVVAMVSSNVHGPWYTHVLDSVN, from the exons ATGACGGAATCCGAGAGGGTTGCAACAACGATTTCGTTGGATTTTCCGGCGGATGATTCAAGGGAGGTTTGTTCTTCGTCTTCGCCACCAAAGTTACCGAAAAGGCTCAGGCAAAGGCTTCTAGAATGTAAGAGCCCTTCCACCGCTGAAGAGATTGAAGCTAAACTCAGAGAAGCCGATCTCCGAAGACAG CGATTCCATGAGTGGTTGTCAAGCAAAGCTCGACCAAAGCTGAGGAGTCCTTCATGGTCTTCATCTCAACACGGAGACCTGGGTCAGCGCCTTGAAGCTAAACTCTATGCTGCTAAACAGAAAAG GTTGAGCATTCTGGCAAAGGCCCAAATGCGCCTAGCAAAGTTGGACGAGTTACGGCAAGCAGCTAAAACAGGAGTTGAAATGCGGTTTGAGAAGGAGCGTGAAGAGCTCGGCACAAAAGTGGAGTCACGGGTTCAGCAGGCAGAGGCAAATCGGTTGCTTCTTCTGAAGGCTTACAAGCAGCGAAGTGCCTTAGCAAAGGAGAGGATAGCTCAGTCATTGTTGCGAAGGATGGTTCAGGAGAGTAAGTACAAGGAGCGTGTTCGTACTGCAATTTCCCAAAAGCGTGCTGCTGCAGAGAAGAAGCGGTTGGGATTGTTGGAAGCAGAGAAAACAAGGGCACGTGCAAGGGTATTGCTGGTGCGAAAGGTGGCCATGTCTGTATATCAAGAGCGAGAGATTGAGAGAAGTCAATTAAAGGATAAGTTGGAAAAGCGTCTCCAAAGG GCCAAGAGACAAAGGGCTGAATATCTGAGACAGAGAGGAAATCTTCATACTTCCCCCCGTGTCAATTGTGATAAGATGCACCAGCAGAGTGATTTCCTTTCAAGAAAACTGGCTAG GTGCTGGAGGCGGTTCGTGAGACTCAGAAAAACTACTTTTTCTTTGGCAAAATCTTTTGATGCATTAGAAATTAATGAGAAATTTGTTAAAGTAATGCCATTTGAGCAGCTTGCTCTCAGGATTGAGTCATCTGCAACTCTTCAGACTGTAAAAGCTTTACTTGATCGGTTTGAAAGCCGATATGCTATCGCATGTGCTAGTGCACCTACCAGTGGATCCAGTTCAGATAACATTGATCATCTTCTCAAACGCCTTGCTTCTCCCAGCCGAAGGGGCACACCTGGTACTATGTCCAGAAGCAAAGCACCAAAGAAATCAGCACCCGCTGGTGCTGCTAAAAAATCAGTTAAATTGTCAAGGTATCCAGTTAGAGTGGTGCTTTGCGCTTATATGATACTGAGTCATCCAGACGCAGTTTTCAGTGAGCAGGGGGAGCGTGAGATTGCTCTTGCCAAATCTGCAGGAAATTTCATTAGGGAGTTTGAGTGGTTGATTGAGATTATATTAGATGGCCCCACATGGAGAGCTAAAGAGGAGTCATCCACCACATTGCCAAAAGAGCGGACATTTAGATCTCAGCTTGCTGCGTTTGATGCAGCTTGGTGCTCATACGTATATTATTTTGTGGTGTGGAAGCTTAAGGATGCAAGGTCACTGGAGGAAGACTTGGTGAGAGCTGCTTGCCAACTCGAGCTCTCTATGATGCAGACGTGCAAGATGACTCCAGAAGGGAATAATTGTAGTCTTACTCATGATATGAAAGCTGTTCAGAAGCAG GTTACTGAAGATCAGAGGCTTCTCAGAGAGAGAGTTCAACATCTGAGTGGTGATGCAGGGATTCAACATCTGGACTCTGCTCTCTCAGAGACACGTTCCAGATATTTTGAAGCAAAGGAGAATGCAAGTCCTGTGGCATCACAAATTGCACATATTTCTTCTCCAAATTTGCCCAGTTCTTCGGCTTCAGCTGGACGTTCTTCAGTTTCTGTCTCAGATGGAAGTAGTAAGCTAGTTGAGGGTGGTAGCCGTGTTGTTCGCTCCTTGTTTAAGAATGATGCATCAACTCTGACCAAAGATGATGACGCTCCTTCCAGGAGTATGAATGGACTGTTTTTGCCTTCTAgtgaaaatttgattttggaGAATGAACTGCTTGTAAATGAAATAATCCATGAGCATCACCATGCTTTTGCTGATAGATTGAATGTCAATGATGAGGATCAGAGTGGTATTAAG GCAAGAATAAAAGAGACAATGGAGAAGGCTTTCTGGGATGGTGTTGCAGAATCTATGAAGCAGGATGAGGCCAACTATTGTTGGGTAGTTGAGCTCATGAAGGAAGTCAGGGATGAACTATGTGAAATGGCTCCTCAGAGTTGGAAGCAGGAGATTCTTGAAGCTATTGATCTAGACATTCTCTCTGAG GTGCTGATGTCAGGAAGTCATGACATGGTTTATCTTGGAAAAGTCCTGGAGTATGCATTGGTCACTCTTCAGATGCTTTCTGCTCCAGCtacagaagaagagatgaagacGACCCACAAGAAGTTGCTGAATGAGCTGGGTGAGGTATCACAAGCTGCAGACAAATCAAATGCTTCATTTGTCCTTGCAACGATCAAGGGTCTGCACTTTGTTCTAGAACAGATTCAG GAACTAAAGCGGGAGATCAGCAAAGCACGCATAAGAATGATGGAGCCACTCATAAAGGGCCCAGCTGGTTTGGAATACCTTAGAAAGGCTTTTGCAAACCGTTATGGATCTCCCTCTGATGCATTGACCTCGTTACCACTGACACTCCAGTGGTTTTCATCTGTAAAACCCATTGGAGAGCAGGAGTGGGAAGAACACATTGATTCTCTCTCAGCTTTGCCAACTCAACACACAAGTTCTTCTCAAGGTCTTCTTCCTTCTACCACCCTTAGAACTGGTGGCAGTGTCCTTATGTCAGCGAATAAAAGCCAAGTGGTTTCTTTTCCTCCAACTTCAAATACTTTTGCAG ATAATCTACATTCAGAATGCAAGGGAGAAAGGCTTGATTTGTTTGTGAGACTTGGCTTGTTGAAATTAGCAAGTGGGATAGAAGGTCTGAAGCTTGAAACTCTTCCAGAGACCCTTAAACTGAATCTCTCAAGGCTAAGGGCTGTTCAGGCTCAATTGCAGAAGATTGTTGTCATTTCTACCAG TATATTGGTTCTCCGGCAAACCCTTCTCAGTGAGGACTTACGGATCAGTTCAGAGATGGATAACTTAGTATCTCAATGTGTTGAACAACTCTCTCAGCTCCTGGACCGTGTTGAAGATGTGGGAATTGCTGAAGTTATTGAAATTATCAGTGTGGTCCCAGATGATGGTGACAATGTCATGGATGCGAAGGTGGTccaaaagaggaaagaagtcATGGCAAGCTTGTTGGTGAAGAGCCTCCAAGCTGGGGATGCAGTTTTTGCACGCGTCTCCCGGGCAGTTTACCTTGCAACCAGAGGTGTTATACTTGGAGGAAGTGGAACCAAGGGAAGGGAACTGGCACATACAGCTCTTCGGCGGATTGGAGCAGCTGTTCATACTGGCAGAGTGGTAGAGGCAGCAGAAATGCTGATTGTGGTGGCTATGGTGTCATCTAACGTTCACGGGCCATGGTATACACATGTGCTTGATAGCGTCAACTGA
- the LOC122658425 gene encoding uncharacterized protein LOC122658425 isoform X2, giving the protein MTESERVATTISLDFPADDSREVCSSSSPPKLPKRLRQRLLECKSPSTAEEIEAKLREADLRRQRFHEWLSSKARPKLRSPSWSSSQHGDLGQRLEAKLYAAKQKRLSILAKAQMRLAKLDELRQAAKTGVEMRFEKEREELGTKVESRVQQAEANRLLLLKAYKQRSALAKERIAQSLLRRMVQESKYKERVRTAISQKRAAAEKKRLGLLEAEKTRARARVLLVRKVAMSVYQEREIERSQLKDKLEKRLQRAKRQRAEYLRQRGNLHTSPRVNCDKMHQQSDFLSRKLARCWRRFVRLRKTTFSLAKSFDALEINEKFVKVMPFEQLALRIESSATLQTVKALLDRFESRYAIACASAPTSGSSSDNIDHLLKRLASPSRRGTPGTMSRSKAPKKSAPAGAAKKSVKLSRYPVRVVLCAYMILSHPDAVFSEQGEREIALAKSAGNFIREFEWLIEIILDGPTWRAKEESSTTLPKERTFRSQLAAFDAAWCSYVYYFVVWKLKDARSLEEDLVRAACQLELSMMQTCKMTPEGNNCSLTHDMKAVQKQVTEDQRLLRERVQHLSGDAGIQHLDSALSETRSRYFEAKENASPVASQIAHISSPNLPSSSASAGRSSVSVSDGSSKLVEGGSRVVRSLFKNDASTLTKDDDAPSRSMNGLFLPSSENLILENELLVNEIIHEHHHAFADRLNVNDEDQSGIKARIKETMEKAFWDGVAESMKQDEANYCWVVELMKEVRDELCEMAPQSWKQEILEAIDLDILSEVLMSGSHDMVYLGKVLEYALVTLQMLSAPATEEEMKTTHKKLLNELGEVSQAADKSNASFVLATIKGLHFVLEQIQELKREISKARIRMMEPLIKGPAGLEYLRKAFANRYGSPSDALTSLPLTLQWFSSVKPIGEQEWEEHIDSLSALPTQHTSSSQGLLPSTTLRTGGSVLMSANKSQVVSFPPTSNTFAECKGERLDLFVRLGLLKLASGIEGLKLETLPETLKLNLSRLRAVQAQLQKIVVISTSILVLRQTLLSEDLRISSEMDNLVSQCVEQLSQLLDRVEDVGIAEVIEIISVVPDDGDNVMDAKVVQKRKEVMASLLVKSLQAGDAVFARVSRAVYLATRGVILGGSGTKGRELAHTALRRIGAAVHTGRVVEAAEMLIVVAMVSSNVHGPWYTHVLDSVN; this is encoded by the exons ATGACGGAATCCGAGAGGGTTGCAACAACGATTTCGTTGGATTTTCCGGCGGATGATTCAAGGGAGGTTTGTTCTTCGTCTTCGCCACCAAAGTTACCGAAAAGGCTCAGGCAAAGGCTTCTAGAATGTAAGAGCCCTTCCACCGCTGAAGAGATTGAAGCTAAACTCAGAGAAGCCGATCTCCGAAGACAG CGATTCCATGAGTGGTTGTCAAGCAAAGCTCGACCAAAGCTGAGGAGTCCTTCATGGTCTTCATCTCAACACGGAGACCTGGGTCAGCGCCTTGAAGCTAAACTCTATGCTGCTAAACAGAAAAG GTTGAGCATTCTGGCAAAGGCCCAAATGCGCCTAGCAAAGTTGGACGAGTTACGGCAAGCAGCTAAAACAGGAGTTGAAATGCGGTTTGAGAAGGAGCGTGAAGAGCTCGGCACAAAAGTGGAGTCACGGGTTCAGCAGGCAGAGGCAAATCGGTTGCTTCTTCTGAAGGCTTACAAGCAGCGAAGTGCCTTAGCAAAGGAGAGGATAGCTCAGTCATTGTTGCGAAGGATGGTTCAGGAGAGTAAGTACAAGGAGCGTGTTCGTACTGCAATTTCCCAAAAGCGTGCTGCTGCAGAGAAGAAGCGGTTGGGATTGTTGGAAGCAGAGAAAACAAGGGCACGTGCAAGGGTATTGCTGGTGCGAAAGGTGGCCATGTCTGTATATCAAGAGCGAGAGATTGAGAGAAGTCAATTAAAGGATAAGTTGGAAAAGCGTCTCCAAAGG GCCAAGAGACAAAGGGCTGAATATCTGAGACAGAGAGGAAATCTTCATACTTCCCCCCGTGTCAATTGTGATAAGATGCACCAGCAGAGTGATTTCCTTTCAAGAAAACTGGCTAG GTGCTGGAGGCGGTTCGTGAGACTCAGAAAAACTACTTTTTCTTTGGCAAAATCTTTTGATGCATTAGAAATTAATGAGAAATTTGTTAAAGTAATGCCATTTGAGCAGCTTGCTCTCAGGATTGAGTCATCTGCAACTCTTCAGACTGTAAAAGCTTTACTTGATCGGTTTGAAAGCCGATATGCTATCGCATGTGCTAGTGCACCTACCAGTGGATCCAGTTCAGATAACATTGATCATCTTCTCAAACGCCTTGCTTCTCCCAGCCGAAGGGGCACACCTGGTACTATGTCCAGAAGCAAAGCACCAAAGAAATCAGCACCCGCTGGTGCTGCTAAAAAATCAGTTAAATTGTCAAGGTATCCAGTTAGAGTGGTGCTTTGCGCTTATATGATACTGAGTCATCCAGACGCAGTTTTCAGTGAGCAGGGGGAGCGTGAGATTGCTCTTGCCAAATCTGCAGGAAATTTCATTAGGGAGTTTGAGTGGTTGATTGAGATTATATTAGATGGCCCCACATGGAGAGCTAAAGAGGAGTCATCCACCACATTGCCAAAAGAGCGGACATTTAGATCTCAGCTTGCTGCGTTTGATGCAGCTTGGTGCTCATACGTATATTATTTTGTGGTGTGGAAGCTTAAGGATGCAAGGTCACTGGAGGAAGACTTGGTGAGAGCTGCTTGCCAACTCGAGCTCTCTATGATGCAGACGTGCAAGATGACTCCAGAAGGGAATAATTGTAGTCTTACTCATGATATGAAAGCTGTTCAGAAGCAG GTTACTGAAGATCAGAGGCTTCTCAGAGAGAGAGTTCAACATCTGAGTGGTGATGCAGGGATTCAACATCTGGACTCTGCTCTCTCAGAGACACGTTCCAGATATTTTGAAGCAAAGGAGAATGCAAGTCCTGTGGCATCACAAATTGCACATATTTCTTCTCCAAATTTGCCCAGTTCTTCGGCTTCAGCTGGACGTTCTTCAGTTTCTGTCTCAGATGGAAGTAGTAAGCTAGTTGAGGGTGGTAGCCGTGTTGTTCGCTCCTTGTTTAAGAATGATGCATCAACTCTGACCAAAGATGATGACGCTCCTTCCAGGAGTATGAATGGACTGTTTTTGCCTTCTAgtgaaaatttgattttggaGAATGAACTGCTTGTAAATGAAATAATCCATGAGCATCACCATGCTTTTGCTGATAGATTGAATGTCAATGATGAGGATCAGAGTGGTATTAAG GCAAGAATAAAAGAGACAATGGAGAAGGCTTTCTGGGATGGTGTTGCAGAATCTATGAAGCAGGATGAGGCCAACTATTGTTGGGTAGTTGAGCTCATGAAGGAAGTCAGGGATGAACTATGTGAAATGGCTCCTCAGAGTTGGAAGCAGGAGATTCTTGAAGCTATTGATCTAGACATTCTCTCTGAG GTGCTGATGTCAGGAAGTCATGACATGGTTTATCTTGGAAAAGTCCTGGAGTATGCATTGGTCACTCTTCAGATGCTTTCTGCTCCAGCtacagaagaagagatgaagacGACCCACAAGAAGTTGCTGAATGAGCTGGGTGAGGTATCACAAGCTGCAGACAAATCAAATGCTTCATTTGTCCTTGCAACGATCAAGGGTCTGCACTTTGTTCTAGAACAGATTCAG GAACTAAAGCGGGAGATCAGCAAAGCACGCATAAGAATGATGGAGCCACTCATAAAGGGCCCAGCTGGTTTGGAATACCTTAGAAAGGCTTTTGCAAACCGTTATGGATCTCCCTCTGATGCATTGACCTCGTTACCACTGACACTCCAGTGGTTTTCATCTGTAAAACCCATTGGAGAGCAGGAGTGGGAAGAACACATTGATTCTCTCTCAGCTTTGCCAACTCAACACACAAGTTCTTCTCAAGGTCTTCTTCCTTCTACCACCCTTAGAACTGGTGGCAGTGTCCTTATGTCAGCGAATAAAAGCCAAGTGGTTTCTTTTCCTCCAACTTCAAATACTTTTGCAG AATGCAAGGGAGAAAGGCTTGATTTGTTTGTGAGACTTGGCTTGTTGAAATTAGCAAGTGGGATAGAAGGTCTGAAGCTTGAAACTCTTCCAGAGACCCTTAAACTGAATCTCTCAAGGCTAAGGGCTGTTCAGGCTCAATTGCAGAAGATTGTTGTCATTTCTACCAG TATATTGGTTCTCCGGCAAACCCTTCTCAGTGAGGACTTACGGATCAGTTCAGAGATGGATAACTTAGTATCTCAATGTGTTGAACAACTCTCTCAGCTCCTGGACCGTGTTGAAGATGTGGGAATTGCTGAAGTTATTGAAATTATCAGTGTGGTCCCAGATGATGGTGACAATGTCATGGATGCGAAGGTGGTccaaaagaggaaagaagtcATGGCAAGCTTGTTGGTGAAGAGCCTCCAAGCTGGGGATGCAGTTTTTGCACGCGTCTCCCGGGCAGTTTACCTTGCAACCAGAGGTGTTATACTTGGAGGAAGTGGAACCAAGGGAAGGGAACTGGCACATACAGCTCTTCGGCGGATTGGAGCAGCTGTTCATACTGGCAGAGTGGTAGAGGCAGCAGAAATGCTGATTGTGGTGGCTATGGTGTCATCTAACGTTCACGGGCCATGGTATACACATGTGCTTGATAGCGTCAACTGA